The Cloeon dipterum chromosome 3, ieCloDipt1.1, whole genome shotgun sequence genome includes a region encoding these proteins:
- the LOC135940674 gene encoding annexin B10-like isoform X1: MDYIPEPTIRPFPDFNAVEDATLLRKAMKGFGTDEQAIIDILCNRSNSQRQQIKEAFTREFGRDLIADLKSELGGKFEDVIVGLMDPPVEYMCNQLHKAMEGMGTDEATIVEIVCSRNNREIKEIVDTYERLHNRPLAEHLCSETESSFRRLLTLLVTVRSINSIYSSSYQKVTYFMIFQCVMQGVREEFNVDSDKAREDAQSLYDAGEGKWGTDEEVFNKVFTHSSHAQLRLVFQEYKSISGGKCIEESLRSELSGELLDGIMAIVECVQDKVLFYANRLHKAMEGLGTNDVTLIRIIVSRSEIDLANIKRAYEKIYNKTLISAVKQSETSGDYKRALLSIIGDA; this comes from the exons ATGGATTATATT cCTGAGCCAACTATCCGCCCGTTCCCTGACTTCAACGCCGTCGAGGATGCGACCCTTTTGCGCAAAGCGATGAAGGGATTTGGAACCGATGAGCAGGCTATTATAGACATTCTCTGCAACAGATCCAACAGCCAAAGGCAGCAGATCAAAGAGGCATTTACCCGAGAGTTTGGCAGG GATCTAATTGCGGACTTGAAGAGCGAGCTAGGAGGCAAGTTCGAGGATGTGATCGTTGGCCTGATGGACCCGCCTGTGGAGTACATGTGCAACCAACTGCACAAAGCCATGGAGGGTATGGGTACTGATGAAGCGACCATTGTTGAGATTGTTTGCAGCAGGAACAACAGAGAGATCAAAGAGATTGTCGACACATATGAACGAC TGCACAACAGGCCGCTTGCGGAGCATTTATGCAGTGAAACTGAAAGCTCATTCCGACGCCTTCTGACTTTGCTTGTCACTGTACGTTCAATTAATAGTATTTATAGCTCATCGTATCAAAAAGTCAcgtattttatgattttccaaTGTGTCATGCAGGGTGTGCGTGAAGAGTTCAACGTTGACTCGGATAAAGCACGAGAGGATGCTCAGAGCCTGTATGATGCTG gCGAGGGAAAGTGGGGCACGGACGAAGAGGTTTTCAACAAGGTCTTCACTCACAGCAGCCACGCACAACTGCGGCTGGTTTTCCAGGAATACAAAAGCATTTCCGGCGGCAAATGCATTGAAGAATCTTTGAGAAGTGAACTCTCTGGAGAGCTTCTGGATGGCATTATGGCGATTG TTGAGTGCGTGCAAGACAAGGTGTTGTTTTACGCCAACCGCCTGCACAAAGCCATGGAGGGACTGGGAACTAATGACGTGACGCTGATCAGAATCATCGTGAGCCGCTCCGAGATAGACTTGGCGAACATTAAGAGAGCGTATGAGAAAATCTACAACAAAACTCTCATCAGCGCCGTCAAA
- the LOC135940674 gene encoding annexin B10-like isoform X2, with the protein MDYIPEPTIRPFPDFNAVEDATLLRKAMKGFGTDEQAIIDILCNRSNSQRQQIKEAFTREFGRDLIADLKSELGGKFEDVIVGLMDPPVEYMCNQLHKAMEGMGTDEATIVEIVCSRNNREIKEIVDTYERLHNRPLAEHLCSETESSFRRLLTLLVTGVREEFNVDSDKAREDAQSLYDAGEGKWGTDEEVFNKVFTHSSHAQLRLVFQEYKSISGGKCIEESLRSELSGELLDGIMAIVECVQDKVLFYANRLHKAMEGLGTNDVTLIRIIVSRSEIDLANIKRAYEKIYNKTLISAVKQSETSGDYKRALLSIIGDA; encoded by the exons ATGGATTATATT cCTGAGCCAACTATCCGCCCGTTCCCTGACTTCAACGCCGTCGAGGATGCGACCCTTTTGCGCAAAGCGATGAAGGGATTTGGAACCGATGAGCAGGCTATTATAGACATTCTCTGCAACAGATCCAACAGCCAAAGGCAGCAGATCAAAGAGGCATTTACCCGAGAGTTTGGCAGG GATCTAATTGCGGACTTGAAGAGCGAGCTAGGAGGCAAGTTCGAGGATGTGATCGTTGGCCTGATGGACCCGCCTGTGGAGTACATGTGCAACCAACTGCACAAAGCCATGGAGGGTATGGGTACTGATGAAGCGACCATTGTTGAGATTGTTTGCAGCAGGAACAACAGAGAGATCAAAGAGATTGTCGACACATATGAACGAC TGCACAACAGGCCGCTTGCGGAGCATTTATGCAGTGAAACTGAAAGCTCATTCCGACGCCTTCTGACTTTGCTTGTCACT GGTGTGCGTGAAGAGTTCAACGTTGACTCGGATAAAGCACGAGAGGATGCTCAGAGCCTGTATGATGCTG gCGAGGGAAAGTGGGGCACGGACGAAGAGGTTTTCAACAAGGTCTTCACTCACAGCAGCCACGCACAACTGCGGCTGGTTTTCCAGGAATACAAAAGCATTTCCGGCGGCAAATGCATTGAAGAATCTTTGAGAAGTGAACTCTCTGGAGAGCTTCTGGATGGCATTATGGCGATTG TTGAGTGCGTGCAAGACAAGGTGTTGTTTTACGCCAACCGCCTGCACAAAGCCATGGAGGGACTGGGAACTAATGACGTGACGCTGATCAGAATCATCGTGAGCCGCTCCGAGATAGACTTGGCGAACATTAAGAGAGCGTATGAGAAAATCTACAACAAAACTCTCATCAGCGCCGTCAAA
- the LOC135940674 gene encoding annexin B10-like isoform X3, with amino-acid sequence MDYIPEPTIRPFPDFNAVEDATLLRKAMKGFGTDEQAIIDILCNRSNSQRQQIKEAFTREFGRDLIADLKSELGGKFEDVIVGLMDPPVEYMCNQLHKAMEGMGTDEATIVEIVCSRNNREIKEIVDTYERLHNRPLAEHLCSETESSFRRLLTLLVTGVREEFNVDSDKAREDAQSLYDAGEGKWGTDEEVFNKVFTHSSHAQLRLVFQEYKSISGGKCIEESLRSELSGELLDGIMAIVECVQDKVLFYANRLHKAMEGLGTNDVTLIRIIVSRSEIDLANIKRAYEKIYNKTLISAVKSETSGDYKRALLSIIGDA; translated from the exons ATGGATTATATT cCTGAGCCAACTATCCGCCCGTTCCCTGACTTCAACGCCGTCGAGGATGCGACCCTTTTGCGCAAAGCGATGAAGGGATTTGGAACCGATGAGCAGGCTATTATAGACATTCTCTGCAACAGATCCAACAGCCAAAGGCAGCAGATCAAAGAGGCATTTACCCGAGAGTTTGGCAGG GATCTAATTGCGGACTTGAAGAGCGAGCTAGGAGGCAAGTTCGAGGATGTGATCGTTGGCCTGATGGACCCGCCTGTGGAGTACATGTGCAACCAACTGCACAAAGCCATGGAGGGTATGGGTACTGATGAAGCGACCATTGTTGAGATTGTTTGCAGCAGGAACAACAGAGAGATCAAAGAGATTGTCGACACATATGAACGAC TGCACAACAGGCCGCTTGCGGAGCATTTATGCAGTGAAACTGAAAGCTCATTCCGACGCCTTCTGACTTTGCTTGTCACT GGTGTGCGTGAAGAGTTCAACGTTGACTCGGATAAAGCACGAGAGGATGCTCAGAGCCTGTATGATGCTG gCGAGGGAAAGTGGGGCACGGACGAAGAGGTTTTCAACAAGGTCTTCACTCACAGCAGCCACGCACAACTGCGGCTGGTTTTCCAGGAATACAAAAGCATTTCCGGCGGCAAATGCATTGAAGAATCTTTGAGAAGTGAACTCTCTGGAGAGCTTCTGGATGGCATTATGGCGATTG TTGAGTGCGTGCAAGACAAGGTGTTGTTTTACGCCAACCGCCTGCACAAAGCCATGGAGGGACTGGGAACTAATGACGTGACGCTGATCAGAATCATCGTGAGCCGCTCCGAGATAGACTTGGCGAACATTAAGAGAGCGTATGAGAAAATCTACAACAAAACTCTCATCAGCGCCGTCAAA